From Micromonospora echinospora, one genomic window encodes:
- a CDS encoding MFS transporter: MTGTTDATGMKTGTGVKTGTGVQDTAGEAGERSVTARRWAIDLRPLRVPTYRRLWTGNSVAMFGFQFTAVAVPVEMYALTRDSFWVGLIGVAAFLPLLVFGLWGGVIADRRDRRQVLLVGSVLLWLSTLGLLVQALLGARSPVLLLVLVAVQSIAFAISSPARSAMLPRLVPLDLVPAASTLNYTTNTAATVAGPMVAGLIFGIWGTDTGLPIAYAADALLLTALIWAARGLPALPPEPDPDGAPRRRGLASVVDGFRYLVTTRVLMLSFVIDLIAMILAMPRALFPEVAEERFGGGAAVGWLFSAIAFGALLGGLTSGWIGRLQRQGLALVVAVVGWGVAVALAGLAGQLWLAVGLLAVAGAADLVSAVLRQSMLLVHAPDRMRGRLQGVNTVVVAGGPRLGDLRAGSMAAGLGSGVAWVGGGLAAAALAVLLAVAFPALARYRTAPPAATRQP, encoded by the coding sequence GTGACCGGGACGACGGACGCGACCGGGATGAAGACCGGGACCGGGGTGAAGACCGGGACCGGGGTGCAGGACACGGCCGGGGAGGCGGGGGAACGGTCGGTCACCGCCCGCCGCTGGGCGATCGACCTGCGTCCGCTGCGGGTGCCCACGTACCGGCGGCTCTGGACCGGCAACAGCGTGGCGATGTTCGGCTTCCAGTTCACCGCCGTCGCGGTCCCGGTCGAGATGTACGCGCTGACCCGCGACTCGTTCTGGGTCGGGCTGATCGGGGTGGCTGCCTTCCTGCCGCTGCTGGTCTTCGGGCTCTGGGGCGGGGTGATCGCGGACCGCCGGGACCGCCGTCAGGTGCTGCTGGTGGGTTCCGTGCTGCTCTGGTTGTCCACGCTCGGGCTGCTGGTGCAGGCGCTGCTCGGGGCACGCAGCCCGGTGCTGCTGCTGGTCCTGGTGGCGGTGCAGTCGATCGCGTTCGCCATCAGCTCGCCGGCGCGCAGCGCGATGCTGCCCCGGCTGGTGCCGCTGGACCTGGTGCCGGCGGCCAGCACGCTGAACTACACCACCAACACCGCGGCCACGGTGGCCGGGCCGATGGTCGCCGGGCTGATCTTCGGCATCTGGGGCACCGACACCGGCCTGCCGATCGCGTACGCGGCGGACGCCCTGCTGCTCACCGCGCTGATCTGGGCCGCCCGGGGGCTGCCGGCGCTGCCGCCCGAACCGGACCCGGACGGCGCTCCGCGCCGACGCGGGCTGGCCAGCGTGGTGGACGGCTTCCGCTACCTGGTCACCACCCGGGTGCTGATGCTGTCGTTCGTCATCGATCTGATCGCGATGATCCTCGCCATGCCCCGGGCGCTCTTTCCGGAGGTCGCCGAGGAGCGCTTCGGCGGCGGCGCGGCGGTCGGCTGGCTGTTCAGCGCGATCGCCTTCGGCGCGCTGCTCGGCGGGTTGACCTCCGGCTGGATCGGCCGGCTCCAGCGGCAGGGGTTGGCGCTGGTCGTGGCGGTGGTCGGCTGGGGCGTGGCGGTCGCCCTGGCCGGGCTCGCCGGGCAGCTCTGGCTGGCCGTCGGGCTGCTCGCCGTGGCGGGTGCCGCCGACCTCGTCAGCGCGGTGCTGCGACAGTCGATGCTGCTGGTGCACGCGCCGGACCGGATGCGTGGTCGGCTCCAGGGGGTGAACACCGTGGTCGTCGCCGGTGGGCCCCGCCTGGGCGACCTGCGGGCCGGTTCGATGGCCGCCGGCCTCGGCAGCGGGGTGGCCTGGGTCGGCGGCGGTCTGGCCGCGGCGGCGCTGGCCGTGCTGCTCGCGGTCGCCTTCCCCGCCCTGGCCCGCTACCGGACCGCCCCGCCCGCCGCGACCCGGCAGCCCTGA
- the pdxH gene encoding pyridoxamine 5'-phosphate oxidase, with amino-acid sequence MTGDTVVPGVGSAGNAEQKGLSRADLAADWCTQFDRWFRDVVAAALPEPTAMVVGTADAAGRPSGRTVLLKRYDPEGFVFFTNHTSRKGAEALANPYASLVFPWFAVGRQVTVTGRVGPVDRAETEAYFASRPRGSQLGAWASPQSQVIPDRNYLVERQREVAERFAGTDPIPPPPHWGGLRVVPDVVEFWQGRANRLHDRFRYRRSEQGDWIVERLAP; translated from the coding sequence GTGACGGGAGACACAGTGGTCCCGGGCGTCGGGTCGGCCGGAAACGCCGAGCAGAAAGGGCTTTCCCGGGCGGATCTGGCGGCCGACTGGTGCACCCAGTTCGACCGCTGGTTCCGCGACGTGGTCGCCGCCGCGCTGCCCGAGCCGACCGCGATGGTGGTCGGCACCGCCGACGCGGCCGGCCGCCCGAGCGGGCGGACCGTCCTGCTCAAGCGGTACGACCCCGAGGGCTTCGTCTTCTTCACGAACCACACCTCCCGCAAGGGTGCCGAGGCGCTCGCCAACCCGTACGCCAGCCTGGTCTTCCCGTGGTTCGCGGTCGGCCGGCAGGTGACCGTCACCGGACGCGTGGGGCCGGTGGACCGGGCCGAGACGGAGGCGTACTTCGCCAGCCGGCCGCGCGGCTCCCAACTCGGCGCCTGGGCCAGCCCACAGTCCCAGGTGATTCCCGACCGGAACTACCTGGTGGAGCGCCAGCGGGAGGTGGCCGAACGGTTCGCCGGCACCGACCCGATCCCGCCCCCGCCACACTGGGGCGGGCTGCGGGTCGTCCCGGACGTGGTGGAGTTCTGGCAGGGACGGGCCAACCGGCTGCACGACCGGTTCCGTTACCGCCGTTCCGAGCAGGGCGACTGGATCGTCGAACGGCTCGCGCCGTGA